TCCTGTCCCTTGTAGTGGAAGTGTCCGAAGTTCGCGAAGTAGCGCGCATCGTAGACCTGCACTGTGTGGCCAGTCGTCATCAATGCCGTCATCAGTTGCTCTGGCGTGGATACTGTATGTCCATCGATTGCTGCCAAAACCTGAGCCACCCCATTCAGCTCGTTCATGCTCAGCCGATTCAACACATCCGCCAGTCGCTGGCTTTCCGCATGCAGAGGTGCCAGTTGCGAATTCGGCCCATCTCCGCGCTGAACTCCAGCACCCAGATCGAAGACGATTCCCTCCATCGTGAATCCCGGCAATGTCGATGGCTTGTTCAGATCGACAGTCTCCGCCTTCTCCAGCGTGTACGGACCGAGATCGATGAAAGGTTTGATCCGCTCCGTCGTTACCGGTCCAGTCTCCAGCGCGGCATGCTCACTCGCACTCTCATGCATCGAAGCCGTTCCATCGTCCTTCTTCGCAAAGAACCTTCCCGCAATCTTGACCGTCGGATTGATGCCTTTGAGCGTCCACCCTGGAAAACGATCCAACCCGCGCCAATCTTTACCCAGAATCAATTCACGCAGCCGATGAATCAGCGCTGGCGACATCAGCGCCGGTCCTTGCTTTCCACCATTCAGCTGCGCCAATAGAGCGTCGGTGAATCCCGGCGTAGCCGAAAGCTCGCGCATCATCCCTGACAGCAGAATCGTGTTCGGCGGCATTGGCCCTTCCGGCACCACGTAGGTCGCGTCTCCCTTGCACCCAATCAGCGCCAACGATACTACAGAAGCCAACGTCCACATTCGCAGAAACGACACGCCCATCCGCATCCGCCTATTAAAACCTCAAGCGGCTTGCGGAGCAACAATCCCCCGCCTATTTTCTGAAGTGTCATCCTGAGCGGAGCCTCTCGCAGTTCTATCGCGAGAGGCGTAGTTGAAGGATCTGCGTCTGCTCTTTCTGCATGGCGCAGGTCCTAGCCATCCAGCTTCTTCGTCACTAGTTCATTCAACAGAGCTGGATTCGCCTGTCCCTTCGACACCCGCATCACCTGGCCCACGAAGAACGCCGCGACCGTCTTCTTTCCACCGCGATACTGCTCCACCTGTTTCGGATTCGCTGCAATCACCTCGTCGATCATCTTCTCGATCGCGCCCGCATCCGAGATCTGCTGCGGTTTATCGCGCTCGTAGATCTCCGGGAAGTCCTTGCCTTCAGCGAAGCTCGAATCCAGAAGCTGCTTCAGCTGCTTGGAGCTGATCGTCCCTGCCTCCATCAGATCAGCAGCCACTACGATGCCGTCCAGCGAAACCGGGGACTGATCGTCCTCAAGCTCTGCTGCGCGTAAACGCATCGTGATCTCCGATAGCAAAATCGAAGCTACGCGCTTCGGGGACTTCGCCTTCTTCGCCGCGACCTCAAAGCGATCGGCAAAGGCACGGGTCGCCGTAATGGTGGCGGCGTCCTGATCGTTCAGACCGTATTTCTCAATCATGCGTGCGCGCCGTGCTTCCGGAAGCTCCGGTAGCTGCTTCTCAATCTCGGCCTGCCACTCCTTGCCCACCACGAGTGGCGGAAGGTCCGGCTCCGGAAAGTAGCGATAGTCATGTGCCTGTTCCTTCGAGCGCATCGAGTAGGTGCGGCCCTCACCGCTATTCCACAGTCGAGACTCCTGCACCACGCGCCCGCCATCTTCAATTACACCGATCTGGCGCTCGATCTCGTATTCCACTGCGGCGCGAATATAGCGGAAGCTGTTGACGTTCTTGACCTCGGCCTTGGTGCCGAACTCCTTCGCACCCTTCAGCATCACGCTCACGTTCGCGTCGCACCGCAGCGATCCTTCTTCCATGTTGCAATCGCTCACGCCGGTGTACAGCAGAATCTCCTTCAGCTTCGTTAAGTACTCGAAAACCTCGTCGGGAGTGCGCAGATCCGGCTCGCTCACGATCTCTATCAGAGGCGTTCCGCAACGATTCAGGTCGATATACGTCCGATTAATCGAATCCGCAAAGCCGTCATGAATGCTCTTACCTGCGTCCTCTTCCATATGCAGACGGGTAACACCAATGCGCTTGGTGATCGGAGCACCGCTCGCGTCAAAGGCCGGAATTTCAATCGCCCCATGCTCGGCAATCGGCTTGTCGAACTGCGAGATCTGGTAACCCTTCGGCAGGTCGGGATAGAAGTAGTTCTTCCGCGCAAAGATGCTCGTCTCGCGAATCTCGCAGTTGATCGCACGGGCAGCCAGCACCGCAAACTCCACTGCCTGGCGATTCAGCACTGGCAGCGCTCCCGGAAGCCCCAGGCAAGTGGGGCACACATGAGTGTTCGGCTCACCGCCGTACTGGTTCACGCAGCCACAGAAAGCCTTGGTCTCCGTAAGGAGCTGGACGTGAACCTCCAACCCGATCACAGGCTGGTACTTGGCAAGAATCTCTGGCGAAAGCGCAGTAGCGGTGGACATGATTACCACCGATTTTATCAAGTATGCCGTTCAGCCATCCGTCCTCACGCATACGGCAGAACTGGAGCTCCTCAAAAACCGCATAGCCTTCTCACTTTGGTCAGGATCTACTTACTCAAGCAGATATTTCTATCTTCTTTTGCATCACAGTCCTCATCATGGCTTTTCGACTTCGTCGCCGCCGATCGCCTGCTCCAGCTCCGCCTGGCTCAGATGCACCAGCTCATTTGAATGCATTCCACTGCCCTTCAGAGACGACCTCGACGGCACCGCCTTCCACTCGAATTGCCGTTTGATCGTCGATGACATACATCGGAACAGGCAGCTTCGCAGCCCACTTCTCTGCGCTCACAAAGGAGGCATCAGGACGATCTTCGTGGTTCGCGTGCGGAAGAATGGCGAAGTCTGCAAATCCCGCACCTTTGGCCGTGATGAAGTTCATTCTGACCTCACCCTCCGATGCTGCGAAGGTCATCTCCTCCAGCGTGAGTGGAGTACCAGTGCCTTTATAGGGCCTATGGTAGGTCTCGGCGAAGATGGGAGCTGCAATCATGCTGCCTGCGCTTACTCCGACATAGACCAGGTTTTGCAGCGACGGCAGGAATTCTGCCAGCCCGGACTGGCTCATCCAGTAGCTCAGATAAAGCGGGTCGCCGCCCCACACCAGCAGAGCGTCGGACTGCTCGAGCGACGAGACCCAGACATCTTTCGCAATACTAGGCAGCGCGGTAAGTTCAAGGACTCCAAGCGACTTCCAGCCTAATTCGCATAACGGAGTCGGTACTTTTCCGCATATCGCCTTATAGGCCATACCCGCGCCAACGGCAAAAGGATAGATCCCCGTGGGAATGAAGAGCGCGTTGGACTCTGCGATCGGTTTTCCGAGAAGGCCGATCAAAGCGCCACGGATGCTGGGATTACTGATGCCAGAAGAAGTCAGAAGAAGCTTCATCATGCCTGCCCTTTGGTATGGTTGGCCTGCATTACGAGTCTATCTTTGAATATGCCTTCTTCCGGTGCTAAGCGAACACGATCAGTTTTCGTAAAGAACACGCTTCGCTTTACTGAATGCGGTTCCAATGCGGTAGAAGCGTCCGTTGTCACTAACTCTTGCTTCGCTTGCCGTAAACTCCGAGCGCCAACAGCGGAAAGTAGTTCCGGTACAGGTGGTAGCTGATGTAGAACACGCCTGGGAAACCCGTCCCTGTCGTGATCGTCTCGTCCCATGTTCCATCCGGACGCTGATTCTCGCAGAGCCAGCGGACTCCATCCTGGACCGAATTGCTGCGGACTCCGCCCGCCGCCATCAGTCCTAGTAATGCCCACGCCGTCTGCGATGGCGTGCTCACAGCCCGTTCGAACCGCTCTGTGTCATATCCCAGGCAGCTCTCACCCCA
This portion of the Edaphobacter sp. 4G125 genome encodes:
- the gatB gene encoding Asp-tRNA(Asn)/Glu-tRNA(Gln) amidotransferase subunit GatB; its protein translation is MSTATALSPEILAKYQPVIGLEVHVQLLTETKAFCGCVNQYGGEPNTHVCPTCLGLPGALPVLNRQAVEFAVLAARAINCEIRETSIFARKNYFYPDLPKGYQISQFDKPIAEHGAIEIPAFDASGAPITKRIGVTRLHMEEDAGKSIHDGFADSINRTYIDLNRCGTPLIEIVSEPDLRTPDEVFEYLTKLKEILLYTGVSDCNMEEGSLRCDANVSVMLKGAKEFGTKAEVKNVNSFRYIRAAVEYEIERQIGVIEDGGRVVQESRLWNSGEGRTYSMRSKEQAHDYRYFPEPDLPPLVVGKEWQAEIEKQLPELPEARRARMIEKYGLNDQDAATITATRAFADRFEVAAKKAKSPKRVASILLSEITMRLRAAELEDDQSPVSLDGIVVAADLMEAGTISSKQLKQLLDSSFAEGKDFPEIYERDKPQQISDAGAIEKMIDEVIAANPKQVEQYRGGKKTVAAFFVGQVMRVSKGQANPALLNELVTKKLDG
- a CDS encoding Type 1 glutamine amidotransferase-like domain-containing protein, producing MMKLLLTSSGISNPSIRGALIGLLGKPIAESNALFIPTGIYPFAVGAGMAYKAICGKVPTPLCELGWKSLGVLELTALPSIAKDVWVSSLEQSDALLVWGGDPLYLSYWMSQSGLAEFLPSLQNLVYVGVSAGSMIAAPIFAETYHRPYKGTGTPLTLEEMTFAASEGEVRMNFITAKGAGFADFAILPHANHEDRPDASFVSAEKWAAKLPVPMYVIDDQTAIRVEGGAVEVVSEGQWNAFK